A genomic stretch from Falco cherrug isolate bFalChe1 chromosome 1, bFalChe1.pri, whole genome shotgun sequence includes:
- the GAS2L1 gene encoding LOW QUALITY PROTEIN: GAS2-like protein 1 (The sequence of the model RefSeq protein was modified relative to this genomic sequence to represent the inferred CDS: deleted 1 base in 1 codon): MADPSHIQSAASKSIRPFRSSEEYLEAMKEDLAEWFNTLYDLDIQVDTFLESLETGCHLCRHANNVNRIALDFQQRHPEVAATMRVPQNEVVFQAKNVVPGSFIARDNVSNFIQWCRQDLGIQDVLMFETNDLVLKKNEKNFVLCLLEVARRGSKFGMLAPMLIQMEEEIEEEMRDQMAYGVLGTHQESRDPQVPTYPSRARPIALCDLKNLDELVREILGCCSCPSQFPMVKVSEGKYKVGDSSTLIFVRVLRSHVMVRVGGGWDTLEHYLDKHDPCRCSSLTHRLPQPRAPGFSPQKNVTGSFSPVSRAASPSTPRRPRAAGPPSGGGDSSHARMERVSYQPKGVGDTGIPKQPSSSKQEGLPPRGGLAPLPGRSRSPAEPRAASTLRHRDPAPTRSRRCSGDSDSSASSAQSGPPGLRDGGPPRRREPSRGVPAGHPAPEERGRSWVSNGPGRAAPRARSHGRPGPQPLLLISRRQDGQHSWARAETPPRASSPACSRTPSRPAARSPAPTPRRSSLEEGAGGRRGGGPGEPPHGGGAGEALQRELEELVRRLRAPLWLEPGQEQQLFRRLEEEFLANTRLMEELGDGETPPAPPQPPPGTAADSAYCSSSSSSSSLNVFGKHGPPAEDGRRSGNGVGPLPPVAPEMAGAGRRPTLSSSSDESSCFPASWDTRETRGGPESDTDWAPGEDELTETEEPPAMVDAPPQVPEPSPTPSLRPWAKPRLDTQPHKKPSRIPTPRGYGVAPPQPPPGSPKPWGALQSVLSSFLEPAWAPREREGLDEDAWP, translated from the exons ATGGCTGACCCAAGCCACATCCAGTCGGCCGCCTCCAAGAGCATCCGTCCCTTCCGCTCCAGTGAGGAGTACCTGGAGGCCATGAAGGAGGACCTGGCCGAGTGGTTTAACACCCTCTACGACCTGGACATCCAGGTGGACACCTTCCTGGAGAGCCTGGAGACGGGCTGCCACCTCTGCCGACACGCCAACAACGTCAACCGCATTGCCCTGGACTTCCAGCAGCGGCACCCCGAGGTGGCCGCC ACCATGCGTGTCCCTCAGAACGAGGTTGTCTTCCAAGCCAAGAATGTGGTGCCTGGCTCCTTCATCGCCCGGGATAACGTCTCTAACTTCATCCAGTGGTGCCGGCAGGACCTTGGCATCCAGGACGTCCTCATGTTTGAGACCAATGACTTGGTGCTGAAGAAGAACGAGAAGAACTTTGTCCTCTGCTTGTTGGAGGTGGCCAGGAGGGGCTCCAAGTTCGGCATGCTGGCCCCCATGCTGATCCAGATGGAGGAGGAGATCGAGGAGGAGATGAGGGACCAAATGGCCTATGGCGTGCTGGGCACGCACCAGGAGAGCCGGGACCCCCAGGTGCCCACCTACCCCAGCAGGGCCCGGCCTATTGCCCTCTGTGACCTGAAGAACCTGGATGAGCTG GTGCGGGAGATCCTGggatgctgctcctgcccctcccagttccccatGGTCAAGGTCTCCGAGGGTAAATACAAAGTGGGCGACTCCAGCACACTCATCTTCGTCCGA GTGCTGAGAAGCCATGTGATGGTGCGTGTTGGTGGCGGCTGGGACACACTGGAACATTACCTGGACAAGCATGACCCGTGCCGCTGCTCCTCCCTCA CTCACCGCCTACCCCAGCCCCGTGCCCCGGGCTTCTCCCCACAAAAAAACGTCACCGGCAGCTTCTCCCCTGTGTCCCGCgccgccagccccagcaccccccgccgcccccgtgCAGCTGGCCCCCCCTCAGGCGGGGGGGACAGCAGTCATGCCAGGATGGAGCGGGTCAGCTACCAGCCGAAGGGTGTTGGGGACACAGGCATCCCGAAGCAACCAtccagcagcaagcaggaggGATTGCCCCCACGGGGTGGGCTGGCTCCCCTGCCCGGCCGTTCAAGGAGCCCTGCTGAGCCACGGGCAGCCAGCACGCTCAG GCACCGTGACCCCGCTCCCACCCGCTCCCGCCGCTGCTCGGGCGACAGCGACTCCTCGGCCTCCTCTGCACAGAGCGGCCCCCCAGGCCTGCGGGACGGGGGTCCCCCCCGCCGCCGAGAGCCCAGCCGGGGGGTCCCGGCCGGCCACCCAGCTCCAGAGGAGCGCGGCCGCTCGTGGGTGTCCAACGGGCCCGGCCGTGCCGCGCCACGTGCCCGCAGCCATGGCCgccctggcccccagcccctgctgctcaTCAGCCGGCGGCAGGACGGGCAGCACTCCTGGGCACGGGCAGAGACCCCCCCCcgggccagcagccctgcctgcagccggACCCCCTCCCGCCcggctgcccgcagccccgcgcccaCCCCGCGCCGCTCCTCCCTGGAGGAAGgtgccggggggcggcggggcgggggtcccGGGGAGCCCCCCcatggcggcggggccggggaggCCTTGCAgcgggagctggaggagctggtgcGGCGGCTGCGGGCCCCGCTGTGGCTGGAGCCcggccaggagcagcagctcttccGCCGGCTGGAGGAGGAATTCCTGGCCAACACGCGGCTgatggaggagctgggggaCGGGGAGaccccccccgcgcccccacAGCCGCCCCCCGGCACGGCCGCCGACTCGGCCtactgctcctccagctcctcctcgtCCTCCCTCAATGTCTTCGGCAAGCACGGGCCGCCCGCCGAGGACGGCCGCCGGAGCGGCAACGGCGTTGGCCCCCTGCCGCCGGTGGCCCCCGAAATGGCGGGTGCGGGACGCCGGCCGACCCTCTCCAGCTCCTCCGACGAGAGCAGCTGCTTCCCGGCCTCCTGGGACACCCGGGAGACCCGGGGGGGCCCCGAGTCTGACACCGACTGGGCGCCGGGGGAGGATGAGCTGACAGAGACAGAGGAGCCCCCCGCCATGGTGGACGCCCCCCCACAGGTTCCCGAGCCGTCGCCCACGCCGTCCCTGCGCCCCTGGGCCAAGCCCCGGCTGGACACGCAGCCCCACAAGAAGCCCTCCAGGATCCCCACCCCACGGGGCTATGGGGtggcccccccgcagcccccccctgGCAGCCCCAAGCCCTGGGGGGCTCTGCAAAGtgtcctctcctccttcctggagCCCGCCTGGGCCCCGCGGGAGCGCGAGGGGCTGGACGAGGATGCCTGGCCGTGA